GCACGCGGTACTACAATGATTTTTAATAGTTACTGTGAGTTCTTAGGAGAGCCGAAATCAGCATCTGCTGCGGCACTGTTACCTATTGCTCCAGTTCCAACCGCGCGACTACAATATGCGTGGGATGAAGCAACGCTGCACAATCTGACGCAGATCATCTATGATGTGCGTAAAGACGATGCGTTATTCCGTCGTGAGATCGCCAAACCTGGCGCGTTTGATCAAATGCGTAAGGATTATTGGGACCGCCGTGAATATGGTGCAGTCACGCTAGTTGGTGGTGAAGAGTGTAATCTCGCGCCGCTAGCGCAATTAGGTTTTCAAATTGAGGTAAGTGAATGAGCCAACAATATAATGTGGCCGTACTAGGTGCGACAGGCGCTGTCGGTGAAACGATTCTTGAAGTATTACAAGAACGTAAGTTTCCAGTTGGCGAATTATTTCTGTTAGCAAGTGAGCGCAGCGAAGGTAAAACTTACCGTTTTAATGGCAAGACTATTCGCGTGCAGAATGTCGAAGAGTTCGATTGGTCACAAGCTCATATCGCGCTATTTTCAGCAGGTGGCGAGTTATCAGCGAAATGGGCGCCTATCGCAGCAGACGAAGGTGTTATCGTGATCGACAACACATCGCATTTCCGCTACGACTACGATATCCCATTAGTGGTTCCAGAAGTGAACCCTGAGGCGATTGGTGAGTTCCGTAACCGTAATATTATTGCCAACCCAAATTGCTCGACAATTCAGATGTTGGTTGCTTTGAAACCAATCCATGATGCTGTGGGTATCGAGCGTATTAACGTGTCGACTTACCAATCAGTTTCAGGCGCTGGTAAAGCGGGTATCGATGAGCTAGCGGGCCAAACGGCAAAACTGCTTAACGGTATTCCGGCTGAGAATGAACAGTTCTCGCAGCAGATTGCATTTAACTGTATTCCTCAAATCGACCAAATGATGGAAAACGGTTACACCAAAGAAGAGATGAAGATGGTGTGGGAAACCCAGAAAATCTTCAATGATCCTTCTATTACGGTTAACCCAACTTGTGTTCGCGTACCAGTTTTCTATGGTCATGCAGAAGCAGTACACGTTGAAACACGTGCACCAATTGATGCTCAAGAAGTGATTCAACTGCTTGAAAACACCGAAGGGGTAGAAGTGTTCCACGGTGAAGACTTCCCGACGCAAGTTCGTGATGCTGGTGGTAAAGACCATGTCATGGTGGGTCGTATTCGTAACGATATTAGTCACCATAGCGGCATCAACCTTTGGGTTGTAGCAGACAACGTGCGCAAAGGCGCAGCCACCAATGCGGTACAAATCGCAGAAGTACTTATCCGCGACTACTACTAATTGGCTAAGCGTTATAATCTAAGAGCCCCGCATAACGCGGGGCTTTTTT
This is a stretch of genomic DNA from Vibrio panuliri. It encodes these proteins:
- a CDS encoding aspartate-semialdehyde dehydrogenase, giving the protein MSQQYNVAVLGATGAVGETILEVLQERKFPVGELFLLASERSEGKTYRFNGKTIRVQNVEEFDWSQAHIALFSAGGELSAKWAPIAADEGVIVIDNTSHFRYDYDIPLVVPEVNPEAIGEFRNRNIIANPNCSTIQMLVALKPIHDAVGIERINVSTYQSVSGAGKAGIDELAGQTAKLLNGIPAENEQFSQQIAFNCIPQIDQMMENGYTKEEMKMVWETQKIFNDPSITVNPTCVRVPVFYGHAEAVHVETRAPIDAQEVIQLLENTEGVEVFHGEDFPTQVRDAGGKDHVMVGRIRNDISHHSGINLWVVADNVRKGAATNAVQIAEVLIRDYY